From a region of the Campylobacter sp. genome:
- the sdhA gene encoding 8-methylmenaquinol:fumarate reductase flavoprotein subunit translates to MSESNFNRRDFLKSACISVGALSLSGCMDTDKSKSGGGGNEGGLPSVDVLIIGSGGAGLRAAVAARKSNPNLSVVVATKMMPSRNATCMAEGGINGVTSFANGDSYKLHAYDTVKGGAYLVDQDAAIKFCELAGPTIAEMDYIGTLFSRNASGGVDGKESGVPGGVAQRFMGGASKKRCNYSADKTGHILMHACFDDAVSNGVKFLIDHELLEISAPGGKCEGVVLRNIQTGDFYPVLCKALVIATGGYTRMFYNRTSVPYIATGDGIAAALRVGLGFSDPEMVQFHPTGIKSGGALITEAARGEGGYLLNNKGERFMKNYHEKMELAPRDVVARAIETEIREGRGYGEGLGAYVLLDVRHLGKDKILKALPKIRHTAILFEGIDLIEEPIPIRPTAHYSMGGIEVTKFDDMSTKISGLYTAGEASCISIHGANRLGGNSLTDAVVTGKLAGLGAADYAAKQEGFGSGKRASELVQKWQAKFKQIANGSGKANEMYELREELGAQLWDNMGIFRTGEKLDLLSQNLESIRARYDELRVADINPVMNTAFTDYVELGNLILLARCACLAAQKRLESRGAHTREDYPKRDDKNFLKHSIVTMNDAGELSLGYKEVVVTEFSLDGRKPQ, encoded by the coding sequence ATGAGCGAATCAAATTTTAACAGACGCGATTTCTTAAAATCGGCCTGTATCAGCGTCGGCGCGCTTAGCCTTAGCGGCTGCATGGATACCGACAAAAGTAAAAGCGGAGGCGGCGGCAACGAAGGCGGCCTTCCTAGTGTGGACGTACTTATCATCGGCTCGGGAGGCGCGGGTTTGCGTGCAGCCGTAGCGGCAAGAAAGAGTAATCCAAATCTCAGTGTTGTAGTAGCTACGAAGATGATGCCTTCGCGCAACGCCACCTGTATGGCGGAAGGCGGTATCAACGGCGTTACGAGCTTCGCAAACGGCGATTCATACAAGCTTCACGCCTACGACACCGTAAAGGGCGGCGCATATCTCGTAGATCAGGACGCCGCGATTAAATTTTGCGAGCTTGCGGGCCCTACGATTGCCGAGATGGATTACATCGGCACGCTGTTTTCCAGAAACGCTAGCGGCGGCGTGGACGGCAAAGAAAGCGGCGTTCCTGGCGGCGTAGCACAGCGCTTTATGGGCGGCGCGTCTAAAAAACGATGCAACTACTCCGCCGATAAGACGGGTCATATCTTGATGCACGCCTGTTTTGACGATGCGGTCAGCAACGGCGTGAAATTTTTAATCGATCACGAGCTGCTTGAGATCAGCGCGCCTGGGGGCAAATGCGAGGGCGTCGTGCTTCGAAATATACAAACCGGCGATTTTTATCCGGTGCTTTGCAAAGCCTTGGTAATCGCAACGGGCGGATATACGAGGATGTTTTACAACCGCACCTCGGTACCTTATATCGCTACCGGCGACGGTATCGCAGCTGCACTGCGCGTGGGTCTTGGATTTAGCGATCCGGAGATGGTGCAGTTTCATCCGACCGGTATCAAAAGCGGCGGCGCGCTCATTACCGAAGCGGCGCGCGGCGAGGGCGGATATCTGCTCAACAATAAAGGCGAGCGTTTTATGAAAAACTACCACGAAAAGATGGAGCTTGCGCCGCGCGATGTCGTAGCTCGCGCGATCGAAACCGAGATTCGCGAGGGTAGGGGATACGGCGAGGGGCTAGGCGCATACGTGCTACTTGACGTAAGACATCTCGGAAAAGATAAAATTTTAAAAGCCCTTCCTAAGATCAGACACACCGCCATTTTGTTTGAGGGTATCGATCTAATCGAGGAACCGATTCCGATTCGTCCGACCGCACACTACTCGATGGGCGGCATCGAAGTCACAAAATTTGACGATATGAGCACTAAAATTTCGGGGCTTTACACCGCGGGCGAAGCGTCTTGCATTTCGATCCACGGCGCAAACCGCTTGGGCGGAAATTCTTTAACCGACGCAGTCGTAACGGGCAAACTCGCAGGACTAGGCGCAGCGGATTATGCCGCGAAGCAGGAGGGATTCGGCTCTGGTAAAAGAGCAAGCGAGCTCGTGCAAAAATGGCAGGCTAAATTTAAGCAGATCGCAAACGGCTCGGGCAAGGCAAACGAGATGTATGAGTTGCGCGAAGAGTTAGGCGCGCAGCTTTGGGATAATATGGGCATCTTTAGAACCGGCGAAAAGCTCGATCTGCTTTCGCAAAATTTAGAGAGTATCAGAGCGCGCTACGACGAGCTGCGCGTCGCAGATATAAATCCGGTTATGAATACCGCATTTACCGACTACGTCGAGCTTGGAAATTTAATCCTGCTTGCGCGCTGTGCGTGTTTGGCTGCGCAAAAGAGGCTTGAAAGCCGCGGCGCGCATACCAGAGAGGACTATCCGAAGCGCGACGATAAAAATTTCTTAAAGCACAGTATCGTGACGATGAACGACGCGGGAGAGCTAAGCTTGGGCTACAAAGAGGTCGTCGTTACGGAATTCTCTCTTGACGGAAGGAAACCTCAATGA
- a CDS encoding LysR family transcriptional regulator, which translates to MNLHRMELVLKVAEFRSFTKAAEALKIPQPSLSQSILSLERELGAQLFNRTSNPISLTHAGKIYASKAKVIFDAINDLKNDISEISGVKNDKIRIGFSQNGYNLLPSLLPMFCKKFKDSDLQITQFSSALSIREMLLQGDLDVGMLILPIVMSGLDGVKILTQKTYVALSSTHPLSLEFKNESVPKIDISRLKEERFILPNQSLRSAEQIDAFFFAAGFAPKVLCRTETFDIANAIVASGAGACFSIPQMIKEDKAGRIKLFDVGARELDKTLIIAYKKGKRLNHLAQAFIKTARKISNEI; encoded by the coding sequence ATGAATTTGCATCGCATGGAGCTAGTATTAAAAGTAGCAGAATTCCGTAGCTTTACTAAGGCTGCCGAGGCACTTAAAATCCCGCAGCCGTCGCTATCACAGAGCATTTTATCACTGGAACGTGAGCTTGGAGCGCAGCTTTTTAACCGCACGAGTAATCCCATTTCGCTTACGCATGCGGGAAAAATTTATGCTAGTAAAGCCAAAGTCATTTTTGATGCCATAAACGACCTAAAAAACGATATCTCTGAAATAAGCGGCGTAAAAAATGATAAAATTCGCATCGGTTTTTCGCAAAACGGCTATAATCTACTGCCGTCGCTACTGCCGATGTTTTGCAAGAAATTTAAGGATTCGGATCTGCAAATTACGCAATTTTCTTCTGCGCTTAGCATTCGCGAAATGCTACTTCAAGGTGATCTTGATGTCGGTATGCTGATACTGCCCATCGTTATGAGCGGGCTTGACGGGGTTAAAATTCTAACGCAAAAAACCTATGTCGCTCTAAGCTCCACCCATCCGCTCTCGCTTGAGTTTAAAAACGAATCTGTTCCCAAAATTGACATTTCGCGCTTAAAAGAGGAAAGATTCATCCTGCCTAATCAAAGCCTAAGAAGCGCCGAGCAGATAGATGCATTCTTTTTTGCCGCAGGCTTTGCGCCGAAAGTGCTGTGCCGTACGGAGACCTTTGATATCGCCAATGCTATCGTCGCAAGCGGCGCAGGAGCGTGCTTTAGCATACCGCAGATGATAAAAGAGGATAAAGCAGGCAGGATTAAGCTCTTTGACGTAGGTGCACGTGAGCTCGATAAAACGCTGATAATCGCCTACAAAAAAGGCAAACGTCTAAACCATCTAGCGCAGGCATTTATCAAAACTGCACGTAAAATTTCTAATGAAATTTAA
- a CDS encoding phosphoethanolamine--lipid A transferase has protein sequence MPSFFKNPSQQKLIFLSSLAFVAFFNFSFFKNIINAYGISGLNFIYFVCDMAALIAFLTLFFTIFSSRYTTKPILMICFFISSFTAYFMDSYNVVIDSEMIRNAAQTNFAESADLFSPRLAIYVLVLGILPCVLIARARVSYRPLKFEILAKLKAAGICIIIIAALLFGFSKYYASFFREHKILRSYANPGYWIYSGVKFVAKSKKQGSQPLMQIATDAHIDENSTSSKKLVVVVVGEAARADRFSLNGYERDTNPLLAKEQGVVSLSNTHSCGTSTAQSVPCMFSLLNRDEFSVEKAAEEQNVLDILNRADDMAILWRDNNSDSKGVALRVKYQDFKIPQNNPICDVECRDEGMLAGLDKFIAESAGKDVLIVLHQMGNHGPAYFKRYKKEFEKFSPVCRDNELENCSQQEISNAYDNAILYTDYFLSKVVEFLKPYSKTHETAMIYMSDHGESLGEGGVYLHGMPYLFAPEAQKHIGAIVWLGEGKMRERYDLSALKSHKDDAFSHDNLFHTLLGIFEVDTKVYNKDLDILNGVKN, from the coding sequence GTGCCTAGTTTTTTCAAAAATCCGTCGCAGCAGAAGCTTATTTTTCTAAGCTCGCTTGCTTTTGTGGCATTTTTTAACTTCTCGTTTTTCAAAAATATCATAAATGCCTACGGAATTTCAGGGCTAAATTTTATCTATTTTGTCTGCGACATGGCAGCTTTGATCGCTTTTTTGACGCTATTTTTTACGATTTTTAGCTCGCGCTATACGACCAAGCCGATTTTGATGATATGCTTTTTTATTTCGTCGTTTACGGCGTATTTCATGGATAGCTATAACGTCGTAATCGATTCGGAGATGATCCGTAACGCAGCCCAGACGAACTTTGCCGAGTCAGCGGATCTTTTTAGCCCGAGACTAGCGATTTATGTGCTGGTGTTGGGTATTTTGCCCTGCGTGCTGATTGCTCGCGCGCGCGTTAGCTACCGTCCGCTTAAATTTGAAATTTTAGCTAAGCTCAAAGCGGCGGGCATTTGCATAATAATCATCGCGGCGCTACTTTTTGGATTTAGCAAATACTACGCGTCGTTTTTTAGAGAGCATAAAATTTTACGCAGCTACGCAAATCCCGGATATTGGATCTACAGCGGCGTTAAATTTGTCGCAAAATCTAAAAAGCAGGGCTCGCAGCCTCTGATGCAAATCGCTACGGACGCGCATATCGATGAAAATTCCACAAGCTCAAAAAAGCTCGTCGTCGTAGTCGTGGGCGAAGCGGCGAGAGCGGATAGATTTTCGCTAAACGGCTACGAGCGAGATACTAATCCGCTACTAGCTAAAGAGCAGGGCGTCGTAAGCCTAAGTAATACCCATTCTTGCGGCACTTCGACGGCGCAAAGCGTGCCGTGCATGTTTTCGCTGCTAAATCGCGATGAATTTAGCGTCGAAAAGGCTGCAGAGGAGCAAAACGTATTAGACATACTAAACCGCGCTGATGACATGGCAATTTTGTGGCGTGATAACAATTCCGATTCCAAAGGTGTGGCGCTGCGCGTAAAATATCAGGATTTTAAAATTCCGCAAAATAATCCGATCTGCGATGTGGAGTGCAGGGATGAGGGGATGCTTGCGGGGCTTGATAAATTTATCGCCGAAAGCGCGGGCAAAGACGTATTAATCGTGCTGCATCAGATGGGCAATCACGGGCCTGCGTATTTTAAGCGCTATAAGAAAGAATTTGAAAAATTTAGCCCCGTTTGCCGCGATAACGAGCTTGAAAACTGCTCGCAGCAAGAAATTTCAAATGCCTACGATAACGCGATTTTATACACGGATTATTTTTTAAGCAAGGTTGTAGAATTTTTAAAACCATATTCTAAGACGCACGAAACGGCGATGATCTATATGAGCGATCACGGCGAGAGCCTCGGCGAGGGCGGCGTTTATCTGCACGGCATGCCCTATCTTTTCGCTCCCGAGGCGCAAAAGCATATCGGTGCGATCGTTTGGCTAGGTGAGGGAAAAATGCGCGAAAGATACGATCTAAGCGCACTTAAATCGCATAAGGACGACGCTTTTTCGCACGATAATCTTTTTCACACGCTGCTTGGAATTTTTGAAGTAGATACCAAGGTGTATAACAAGGATTTGGATATTTTAAATGGAGTGAAAAATTAG
- a CDS encoding PepSY domain-containing protein, translating to MKNLKALGALAATFALAGALNAGNFSEKNAKVSFDQAIGIAQQNFGDATIKSVEIDDEHGRLVYEIESYKEGSENEIKIDAQSGEILKTQTQKKLKPSKIDYSQVKISAADARAKALSANAGWDFRKVDLESNGGKPAYEVKLRQGMSKKEVLIDAATGEQILQRQK from the coding sequence ATGAAAAATCTTAAAGCTTTAGGCGCGCTCGCCGCTACATTCGCCCTTGCGGGCGCATTAAACGCAGGAAACTTTAGTGAAAAAAACGCTAAAGTTTCATTCGATCAAGCGATAGGGATCGCACAGCAAAACTTTGGTGACGCGACTATAAAAAGCGTAGAAATCGACGATGAGCACGGAAGGCTCGTCTATGAGATCGAGTCATATAAAGAAGGTAGCGAAAACGAGATCAAAATCGACGCTCAAAGCGGCGAAATTTTAAAGACTCAAACGCAAAAGAAGCTAAAGCCTAGTAAAATTGATTATTCGCAGGTCAAAATCAGTGCCGCAGACGCTCGCGCCAAAGCACTTAGCGCAAACGCCGGCTGGGATTTTCGCAAGGTCGATTTAGAAAGTAACGGTGGTAAGCCCGCATACGAAGTGAAACTGCGCCAGGGCATGAGCAAAAAAGAGGTGCTAATCGACGCTGCTACGGGCGAGCAGATCTTGCAGCGTCAAAAATAA
- a CDS encoding response regulator transcription factor, which produces MKILLVEDEKDLNQIIAKCLKKDGYSVDCAFCGKEALEFLDVAKYDAIVLDAMMPVMDGFEFLKAARARRLGTPVLFLTARDAKEDIIAGLDLGADDYMVKPFDFRELLARLRAIIRRKNATADNEIIIRQVRLNLSKKSVVCAGEVVELTGKEYRILKLLMLNRGAILSREQIGESIWDFGDETSSNVIDVLIKNIRKKLGEHGDIIETKRGLGYVVAK; this is translated from the coding sequence TTGAAAATTTTACTTGTCGAGGATGAAAAAGATCTAAATCAAATCATCGCAAAATGTCTGAAAAAGGACGGCTACAGCGTAGATTGCGCCTTTTGCGGCAAGGAAGCGCTAGAGTTTTTGGATGTCGCAAAATATGACGCTATCGTGCTTGATGCGATGATGCCTGTGATGGACGGCTTTGAGTTTTTGAAGGCGGCACGGGCGCGCAGACTGGGCACGCCGGTTTTATTTTTAACTGCGCGGGACGCCAAAGAAGATATCATCGCAGGGCTTGATCTGGGCGCAGACGATTATATGGTTAAGCCCTTTGATTTTCGTGAGCTTTTGGCGCGACTTCGCGCAATTATCAGGCGCAAAAACGCTACTGCGGATAACGAAATTATCATAAGGCAAGTGCGCCTAAATCTAAGTAAAAAATCGGTCGTCTGCGCGGGCGAGGTAGTGGAGCTAACGGGTAAGGAATATAGAATTTTAAAGCTTTTGATGCTAAATCGCGGTGCGATTTTAAGCCGAGAACAAATCGGTGAGAGCATTTGGGATTTTGGCGACGAAACAAGCTCAAATGTTATCGATGTTTTAATCAAAAATATCCGCAAAAAGCTAGGCGAGCACGGCGATATAATAGAAACGAAGCGAGGGCTTGGCTATGTCGTGGCAAAATAG
- a CDS encoding HAMP domain-containing sensor histidine kinase: MSWQNSKIWIKISAIAKQIFAATALFILKFVRNFKQNFTHNFACLKKSRKKNPTQNIELNRALNSTQSQASNFKRNSTQNTASNFAPNFAATSATPDLAQNSNSVLAQSHEQNFVSKITIQNFAQVLSRVFTTAKENFSSRALPISLRVTLYYSVFILALAGAIIGICGYILDEVSGSSVSQKKLAHLVQKAAREGKFKSFDDGVFFYEHDGKGGVIAGFVPKGFEPAMPLSPQGAREAELDDDEFFYYDAQIKGRSAWIRGVIAVSEFELAMKRVMLIALILSPLFVVLVIYGGYAIIKRAFKPVRTMSRTASEIGASGDFTRRIELPRGKDELSALAATFNEMLVSLQSAFERERQLSADLSHELRTPAAIILAQSDYALAYEQDASEAKESFAVINNQARKISALIEQILELARLQRGARLVPVSLSKIANECAQDFQLLCAQKGLSFSSQIAEGARVNGDELFLIRLINNLLSNALKFTHSSVVLELCVSADACELSISDDGEGIEPALQTKIWDKLYQIERSRNREQNSGAGLGLAIASQIAKIHGAQISLRSEVGRGSKFSVKLKKV, encoded by the coding sequence ATGTCGTGGCAAAATAGCAAGATTTGGATTAAAATTTCGGCGATTGCGAAGCAGATTTTTGCCGCTACGGCGCTTTTCATATTAAAATTCGTGCGAAATTTTAAACAGAATTTTACGCATAATTTTGCGTGTTTAAAGAAAAGCCGCAAGAAAAATCCCACGCAAAATATCGAGTTAAACCGGGCGCTAAATTCTACTCAAAGCCAGGCGTCAAATTTTAAACGGAATTCCACGCAAAATACGGCATCAAATTTTGCGCCGAATTTTGCTGCTACAAGCGCAACGCCTGATCTAGCGCAAAATTCTAATAGCGTCCTCGCGCAAAGTCATGAACAAAATTTCGTGTCTAAAATCACAATACAAAATTTTGCTCAAGTCTTATCTAGAGTATTTACAACCGCTAAAGAGAATTTTAGCTCGCGCGCGCTACCTATCAGCCTGCGCGTGACGCTTTATTACAGCGTATTTATTTTGGCGCTTGCAGGCGCTATTATCGGCATTTGCGGCTATATTTTAGACGAAGTATCAGGAAGCTCCGTCAGCCAAAAAAAGCTTGCTCACCTAGTGCAAAAAGCCGCGCGCGAGGGAAAATTTAAAAGCTTTGATGACGGTGTATTTTTCTACGAGCATGACGGGAAAGGCGGCGTGATCGCAGGGTTTGTGCCTAAAGGCTTCGAGCCTGCGATGCCGCTCTCTCCTCAAGGCGCGCGCGAGGCGGAGCTTGACGACGATGAGTTTTTCTATTATGACGCGCAGATTAAAGGACGCAGCGCATGGATACGCGGCGTCATCGCAGTTAGCGAGTTTGAGCTTGCGATGAAGCGTGTGATGCTGATCGCTCTTATCCTATCGCCGCTATTTGTGGTGCTCGTCATCTACGGCGGCTACGCGATCATAAAAAGAGCGTTTAAGCCCGTGCGCACTATGTCGCGTACAGCTAGCGAGATCGGAGCTAGCGGCGATTTTACGCGACGAATAGAACTACCGCGAGGCAAGGATGAGCTAAGCGCGCTCGCGGCTACGTTTAATGAAATGCTAGTATCACTGCAAAGCGCGTTTGAGCGCGAGCGGCAGCTAAGCGCCGACCTTTCGCATGAGCTGCGTACGCCCGCTGCCATCATACTGGCTCAAAGCGACTACGCCCTAGCCTACGAGCAAGACGCGAGCGAGGCGAAGGAGAGTTTCGCCGTCATAAACAATCAAGCGCGTAAAATTTCGGCGCTAATAGAGCAGATTTTAGAGCTTGCCCGCTTGCAGCGCGGCGCGCGTTTGGTACCCGTAAGCTTAAGTAAAATCGCAAACGAGTGCGCGCAAGACTTTCAACTTTTGTGCGCACAAAAAGGGCTAAGCTTTAGCTCGCAGATAGCCGAGGGTGCGCGCGTAAACGGCGATGAGCTGTTTTTGATCAGGCTAATTAATAATCTTTTAAGCAATGCTTTAAAATTTACGCACAGCAGCGTCGTTTTAGAGCTTTGCGTCAGTGCAGACGCGTGCGAACTTAGCATAAGCGACGATGGAGAGGGCATCGAGCCTGCTTTACAAACTAAAATTTGGGACAAGCTCTATCAAATAGAGCGTTCCAGAAATCGCGAGCAAAATAGTGGCGCGGGGCTCGGACTAGCCATCGCCTCACAAATCGCAAAGATCCATGGCGCGCAGATTTCACTACGTAGCGAAGTAGGACGCGGAAGCAAATTTAGCGTAAAGCTTAAGAAGGTTTAG
- a CDS encoding EFR1 family ferrodoxin (N-terminal region resembles flavodoxins. C-terminal ferrodoxin region binds two 4Fe-4S clusters.): MIAIYFSATGNTKHCAGRLIAHLGGVCVSIESEACGELLKCHNDIILAYPVYFSDLPRIMRDFLYRNGASFSGKNVFILATMEIFSGDGAGCAARVLKQFGANITGGAHIKMPAFILDVAIFGYSRAKNERIIKEADAKVRRVAEALSANHPPQEGLGALCRIAGLLGQRLWMKIWDKGPFAKRKPSLDPSRCSGCGACVKPCPMRNIKLACKKAQFGDECTLCYRCVNICERRAITILGRAKNLEKSIAADL; encoded by the coding sequence ATGATAGCGATCTATTTTAGCGCCACGGGCAACACGAAGCATTGCGCGGGTAGGCTCATCGCTCATCTTGGCGGCGTCTGCGTCTCGATCGAGAGCGAGGCCTGCGGCGAGCTTTTAAAATGCCACAATGACATTATTTTGGCGTATCCCGTCTATTTTAGCGACCTGCCGCGTATCATGCGCGACTTCCTCTACCGAAACGGCGCAAGCTTTAGCGGCAAAAACGTATTCATCCTCGCTACGATGGAGATTTTCAGCGGCGACGGAGCAGGGTGCGCGGCTAGAGTTTTAAAACAATTCGGTGCAAACATAACGGGCGGCGCTCATATTAAAATGCCGGCGTTCATCCTCGACGTGGCGATTTTTGGCTACTCGCGAGCGAAAAACGAGCGCATAATCAAAGAGGCGGACGCTAAAGTCAGACGCGTTGCGGAGGCGCTTAGCGCAAATCATCCGCCGCAAGAGGGGCTAGGCGCGCTTTGTCGTATCGCAGGGCTTTTAGGGCAGCGACTTTGGATGAAAATTTGGGATAAAGGCCCCTTTGCTAAGCGCAAGCCGAGCCTTGATCCATCGCGATGCAGCGGATGCGGGGCTTGTGTCAAACCCTGCCCGATGCGAAACATAAAGCTCGCTTGCAAAAAGGCGCAATTCGGCGATGAGTGCACGCTTTGCTACAGGTGCGTAAATATATGCGAGCGCAGAGCCATAACGATCCTAGGCAGGGCGAAAAATTTAGAAAAGTCCATCGCCGCAGACTTATGA
- a CDS encoding flavocytochrome c, whose protein sequence is MQEISRRNFMKIGAAGALALAASSASATQNTKDVKFDEEYDVVVIGSGFAGSMATLQALKRGKKVLMIEKMGRAGGNSVINAGNMAVPNNEFQKAAGITDSKEAFIADCLKDGLNLNHVDLLGVIYDRAGDAFEYLKSIGVEFSGKVISASGHSLKRAVQAKNASGSGYIQPMHKAIEENANAVIKKRTKFDDFVVDDSGRVVGVKCREEYKFDPQLASDDRENKSGEVKFFKAKDGVILAAGGYSSDKWFRAQQVPYLKDNIETVSQPGATAGALIAAMKLGANPLQLSWIQLNPYTNPSEKGFGTSALFSNHCANDYGLTVDPKTGKRFMNEHAGRKIKTEAIFKCMAESENNDNYPVNICDQAAVDANNPVYTSKGVEAGSIKKFNTLEELAKFYKIPLEPFLKTVADFNGYVKAGSDPEFGKPLTKADVGGIDVSKAPFYACQTSPKILYCMGGVQINTKAQVIDAASGEPIAGLYAAGEITGGVHGASRLGTMSMADCMVFGMVAAENI, encoded by the coding sequence ATGCAAGAAATTTCAAGACGAAATTTTATGAAAATCGGCGCGGCGGGAGCTCTGGCTTTAGCTGCAAGCAGTGCGAGTGCAACGCAAAACACCAAAGACGTAAAATTTGACGAAGAATACGATGTTGTTGTTATCGGTAGCGGTTTTGCAGGCTCGATGGCGACACTTCAGGCTCTTAAGCGCGGTAAAAAAGTGCTTATGATCGAAAAGATGGGCCGTGCGGGCGGCAATTCCGTCATTAACGCCGGTAATATGGCGGTGCCAAATAATGAATTCCAAAAAGCCGCGGGCATCACGGATAGTAAGGAGGCTTTCATCGCAGATTGCCTAAAAGACGGGCTAAATTTAAATCACGTAGATTTGCTAGGCGTCATCTACGACCGCGCAGGCGATGCTTTTGAATACCTAAAAAGCATCGGAGTGGAGTTTTCGGGCAAGGTGATATCTGCTAGCGGACACTCGCTAAAGCGCGCCGTACAGGCCAAAAATGCTAGCGGCTCGGGCTACATCCAGCCGATGCATAAGGCAATCGAGGAAAATGCAAATGCTGTAATCAAGAAGCGTACTAAATTTGATGATTTTGTCGTGGACGACAGCGGTCGCGTCGTAGGCGTGAAGTGTCGCGAAGAATATAAGTTCGATCCGCAGCTTGCTAGCGATGATAGGGAAAACAAAAGTGGCGAAGTAAAATTTTTTAAAGCCAAAGATGGTGTCATTTTGGCTGCGGGCGGATACAGTTCGGATAAATGGTTTCGCGCGCAGCAGGTGCCGTATCTAAAAGACAATATCGAAACCGTAAGCCAACCAGGCGCTACCGCAGGTGCGCTTATCGCGGCGATGAAGCTAGGTGCGAATCCTTTGCAACTCAGCTGGATTCAACTAAATCCTTATACTAATCCTAGCGAGAAGGGATTTGGTACTTCTGCGCTATTTTCAAATCACTGCGCTAACGACTATGGTCTAACCGTCGATCCAAAGACGGGCAAACGCTTTATGAACGAGCACGCCGGGCGCAAGATCAAAACCGAAGCGATCTTTAAATGCATGGCGGAGAGCGAAAATAACGACAACTATCCCGTAAATATCTGCGATCAAGCCGCAGTTGATGCAAATAATCCGGTCTATACGTCAAAAGGCGTAGAAGCAGGCTCAATTAAAAAATTTAATACCTTGGAAGAGCTTGCAAAATTTTATAAAATTCCGCTGGAGCCGTTTTTAAAAACCGTCGCGGATTTTAACGGCTATGTCAAAGCAGGAAGTGACCCGGAGTTTGGCAAGCCTTTGACAAAAGCCGATGTAGGCGGTATCGACGTATCAAAAGCTCCATTTTATGCGTGCCAAACAAGCCCGAAAATTCTTTACTGCATGGGCGGCGTGCAGATCAATACCAAAGCTCAGGTTATCGACGCAGCTAGCGGCGAGCCGATCGCAGGGCTATATGCAGCGGGCGAAATCACCGGTGGCGTTCACGGCGCAAGTAGGCTCGGTACTATGAGCATGGCTGATTGTATGGTTTTTGGAATGGTGGCGGCAGAAAATATCTGA